One region of Candidatus Bathyarchaeota archaeon genomic DNA includes:
- the asnS gene encoding asparagine--tRNA ligase gives MSLVKISKILDGAYADQKVMVRGWVYRKREGKELIFLLIRDSTGVIQCTIKKANPCWSDAQKLTIESALSVEGTAKPDTRAPGGYEVGVENLNIIGLAETFPISKDKSEEFIRDMRHLWLRSRKMNLVNRVRAQTMQAARDYFKEQDFTEVSPPMFISAAVEGGATLFELKYFDQNLYLTQSSQLYLEILMYSLEKVYCIAPSFRAEKSRTIRHLTEYWHMEGEWPFADMGDLMKFEEGLLTHVCHSIAGTCQKEFKELGADIEKLKAVQTPFPRITYKEAIERLKPKNPALDWGSDLGYEDEKVLAEDFGKPFFVYDYPTAIKAFYCKTYSDHPEVAMSVDMMVPRIGEISTGGAREDNKDILIARMKEQGLKPEDYEWYLDLRRYGTVPHVGFGMGLERLLVWMLDLDNIIDAIPFPRTTRRFYP, from the coding sequence ATGTCTCTGGTTAAGATAAGCAAAATCTTAGACGGTGCCTATGCGGACCAAAAAGTAATGGTTCGCGGCTGGGTCTACCGTAAACGTGAAGGCAAAGAACTCATCTTTCTCCTAATCCGTGACTCCACAGGCGTTATACAGTGCACCATCAAAAAAGCTAACCCTTGCTGGAGCGATGCACAAAAACTCACAATCGAATCCGCCCTCTCCGTGGAAGGCACAGCAAAACCTGATACCCGCGCGCCTGGTGGATACGAAGTCGGCGTAGAAAACCTCAACATCATCGGTTTAGCCGAAACTTTCCCCATCAGCAAAGACAAAAGCGAGGAATTCATCCGCGACATGCGTCACCTCTGGCTGCGAAGCCGCAAAATGAATCTCGTCAACCGCGTCCGCGCCCAAACCATGCAAGCTGCACGTGACTACTTCAAAGAGCAAGATTTCACCGAGGTTTCCCCGCCCATGTTCATCTCCGCAGCAGTTGAAGGCGGCGCAACGCTTTTTGAGTTGAAGTATTTTGACCAGAATCTCTACTTAACCCAGAGCAGCCAACTGTACCTCGAAATACTCATGTACTCACTCGAAAAAGTCTACTGCATCGCGCCCTCATTCCGCGCAGAAAAAAGCCGCACCATACGCCACCTAACGGAGTATTGGCATATGGAGGGTGAGTGGCCCTTTGCCGACATGGGTGACCTCATGAAATTCGAAGAAGGACTACTAACGCACGTTTGCCACTCTATCGCAGGTACCTGCCAAAAAGAATTCAAAGAGTTAGGCGCAGACATCGAGAAACTCAAAGCCGTGCAGACGCCGTTTCCCCGCATAACCTACAAAGAAGCCATCGAGCGGCTCAAACCCAAAAACCCCGCACTTGATTGGGGCTCAGACCTCGGCTACGAGGACGAGAAGGTGCTTGCCGAAGATTTCGGGAAACCCTTCTTTGTGTATGATTATCCGACGGCGATTAAGGCGTTTTACTGCAAAACATACAGTGACCATCCTGAAGTGGCGATGTCGGTGGATATGATGGTGCCCCGCATTGGCGAAATCAGTACTGGCGGCGCAAGAGAAGACAACAAAGACATCCTAATCGCCCGCATGAAGGAGCAGGGGCTCAAACCCGAAGATTACGAATGGTACCTTGACCTACGCCGCTACGGCACCGTGCCGCATGTCGGTTTCGGTATGGGGTTGGAGCGACTGCTGGTATGGATGCTCGATCTCGACAACATCATCGACGCGATTCCGTTCCCACGCACTACGCGACGATTCTACCCCTAA
- a CDS encoding FAD-dependent oxidoreductase, with product MKFETTLQAIIPRTPDITSFRFPRPAGLNYLPGQFFFVTLRQDGKELTKHFSFSSSPTQPNYIEFTKKFTDHEYSLALKAAKVGDWVRIDVPYGEFTFTGEYPKIALLGGGIGITPFISIMQNAADKRLPNKITLFYGCRTPEDIAFRTEFEALANKNPNLKVVFVISQPPADWKGITGHITADLIKQTLPDYAETIYYACGPPPMVKAMQALVETLGLPKEKLRLEYFTGYQ from the coding sequence TTGAAGTTTGAAACCACCCTTCAAGCCATCATCCCCCGAACACCCGACATCACCAGCTTCCGATTCCCCCGACCAGCCGGATTAAATTATTTGCCGGGGCAATTCTTCTTCGTCACGCTCCGCCAAGACGGCAAAGAATTAACCAAACATTTTAGCTTCAGCAGCAGCCCCACCCAACCCAACTACATCGAATTCACAAAAAAATTCACCGACCACGAATACTCCCTCGCGCTCAAAGCCGCCAAGGTCGGCGACTGGGTACGCATCGACGTACCGTATGGCGAATTCACCTTTACAGGCGAATACCCAAAAATCGCGTTGCTCGGCGGCGGCATCGGCATCACCCCATTCATAAGCATAATGCAAAACGCCGCCGACAAGAGGCTACCTAACAAAATCACCCTTTTCTACGGCTGCCGCACCCCAGAAGACATTGCGTTTAGAACTGAATTTGAAGCGCTCGCCAACAAAAACCCTAACTTAAAAGTCGTCTTCGTTATCAGCCAACCCCCCGCGGACTGGAAGGGCATAACTGGACACATAACCGCAGACCTGATAAAACAAACCCTCCCTGACTACGCCGAAACCATCTACTACGCGTGTGGACCGCCGCCGATGGTTAAAGCCATGCAGGCACTGGTGGAGACGTTGGGGTTACCTAAAGAAAAACTGCGACTCGAATACTTCACAGGATACCAATAA
- a CDS encoding MFS transporter, protein MRFSELFRGEQAVLRGNFLLITLSWIILFTAQPIPDTYASIYYLNLGATDFLLAVMGFAGSIAVALVQFPGGYLADKHGRRWLIVSMTFGLGIGSLFFIFAPSWQFILIGILIQNVCSMYGPALMAMVIDSLPPENRGAGFSFQSVITNLVLLPAPLIAQYLVATFNFDLGMRVAYTIVAAAYFVIAVLRLKLKETLPADATAKRPSFIEVLRNYPRAVKEGITVWSKVPRSAFNLFISTIIMNGLVVSCMMYFVVYATDVLNMTLEQWALVTAFRYLSIAVPGILAGLLMDRRGRKSFLIIGYLLFVPGMLLFIQADFYMLLLAFFFFGLGNLLQLNSYLVLMGDLVPRNLRGTATGCMQFFMFIAQAILQIMVGALYAFVSPQLPFLILAAVAIPMSIFVFWKVYEPAVKEK, encoded by the coding sequence GTGCGGTTTTCGGAGCTTTTCCGTGGAGAACAAGCGGTACTTAGAGGGAACTTTCTACTCATAACGCTAAGCTGGATTATCCTTTTCACCGCTCAACCCATCCCCGATACCTACGCCAGCATCTACTACCTAAATTTGGGCGCCACCGACTTTTTGCTTGCCGTAATGGGCTTCGCGGGCTCCATCGCGGTTGCGTTGGTGCAGTTCCCCGGTGGCTATCTCGCAGATAAACACGGACGCAGATGGCTCATTGTCTCCATGACATTTGGGCTCGGCATAGGCAGCTTATTCTTCATATTCGCGCCTTCATGGCAATTCATACTCATCGGCATCCTCATCCAAAACGTCTGCTCCATGTATGGTCCCGCTCTGATGGCTATGGTCATCGACTCATTACCGCCCGAGAACCGTGGCGCTGGTTTTAGCTTTCAATCGGTCATAACCAACCTCGTCCTGTTACCTGCGCCGCTCATTGCTCAGTATCTGGTTGCAACGTTCAATTTCGATTTAGGAATGCGCGTTGCCTACACCATCGTTGCCGCAGCATACTTTGTTATTGCCGTGTTGAGGCTTAAACTCAAAGAGACGCTTCCCGCAGATGCAACCGCCAAACGCCCAAGCTTCATTGAGGTCCTTCGCAATTACCCCCGCGCTGTCAAGGAGGGCATAACCGTTTGGAGCAAAGTCCCTCGTTCCGCGTTTAACCTCTTCATATCCACAATCATCATGAACGGGCTGGTGGTAAGCTGCATGATGTACTTTGTAGTATACGCCACCGACGTGCTAAACATGACGCTGGAACAATGGGCGCTCGTAACCGCCTTCCGTTACCTAAGCATCGCTGTCCCCGGAATATTGGCAGGGCTGTTGATGGATAGGCGGGGGCGCAAAAGCTTTCTAATCATCGGCTACCTCCTATTTGTGCCGGGCATGCTGCTCTTTATACAAGCAGACTTCTACATGCTACTTTTGGCGTTCTTCTTCTTTGGGCTAGGCAACCTGCTCCAACTCAACAGCTATCTCGTGCTCATGGGCGACCTTGTTCCCCGTAACCTCCGCGGCACCGCCACCGGCTGCATGCAATTCTTCATGTTCATTGCCCAGGCCATCCTGCAAATCATGGTGGGTGCCCTCTATGCATTTGTTTCACCGCAGTTGCCGTTTCTGATTTTGGCGGCGGTGGCGATTCCGATGTCGATTTTTGTGTTTTGGAAAGTTTACGAGCCAGCCGTCAAAGAAAAATAA
- a CDS encoding cation-efflux pump: MQSSSDGPTKLRALKISAVAIFSVVIVEVTMGAAVNSLAIISDGLHALLDAVSSVMLFFAVRASLKPPDEEHTYGHEKFETIGGLIGGIVLIAVAILIFYEAAMRLISDTQIVSGFEYAGFIAIGYALFIASLRVTVFRKFENAESTSMKAGLYDAISDLGSTLIALLGFGLAAVGFAYGDAFASIFLGGMLTFLSIKLVRSSVMELSDSASKELVAKTRRIIESCDGVVEIKTLKIRKVSSKIFIEACVEVPGVLSFEDSHGLASKIEACLKESFGNVDATIHIEPSEESLKTVTLVKRAATIKGVHEVHGISTIYVGGKLYITLHAYVNPDLSVEAAHQIAETIESRIRIEISPLENVTVHVEPSGVAVPALEVNEEQLQKVVRDIAKGIKGNMRVNRVVTYVAEGKRYINIDCCFTKQVRIKEAHHMASLLEKETKDHFSSAVVTVHIEPETY; encoded by the coding sequence ATGCAAAGCTCCTCAGATGGTCCAACCAAGCTTAGGGCTCTAAAGATTTCAGCCGTCGCTATATTTAGTGTCGTCATTGTCGAAGTCACAATGGGCGCGGCGGTGAACAGCTTAGCCATAATAAGCGACGGTTTACACGCACTTCTAGACGCTGTATCGAGCGTTATGCTCTTTTTTGCTGTCCGCGCCTCACTAAAACCACCCGATGAGGAGCACACATATGGGCACGAAAAATTCGAAACCATCGGCGGGTTAATCGGCGGCATAGTCCTGATTGCCGTTGCGATTTTGATATTCTACGAAGCTGCAATGCGCTTAATCTCTGACACCCAAATCGTCTCAGGTTTCGAATACGCGGGTTTCATAGCAATAGGCTACGCCCTCTTTATTGCGTCGTTGAGGGTGACGGTTTTTAGAAAATTCGAAAACGCCGAAAGCACCTCCATGAAGGCAGGGCTATACGACGCCATCTCCGACTTAGGCTCAACCCTTATTGCACTCTTGGGCTTCGGCTTAGCAGCCGTGGGCTTTGCATACGGCGACGCTTTCGCCTCAATTTTCCTCGGCGGCATGTTGACCTTTTTGAGCATAAAGCTTGTGCGTTCCAGCGTTATGGAACTCAGCGACTCCGCTTCCAAGGAACTCGTGGCGAAGACCCGCCGAATCATCGAGTCCTGCGATGGCGTCGTGGAAATCAAAACCCTCAAAATCCGCAAAGTTAGCTCCAAAATCTTCATCGAAGCATGCGTGGAAGTTCCCGGCGTTTTGAGTTTTGAAGATTCACATGGCTTAGCTTCCAAAATTGAAGCCTGCCTCAAAGAATCCTTCGGCAACGTGGACGCAACCATCCACATCGAGCCCTCTGAAGAGTCCCTAAAAACGGTTACGTTAGTCAAGCGGGCAGCAACGATTAAGGGTGTTCATGAAGTCCACGGAATCTCCACCATATACGTCGGCGGCAAACTCTACATCACTCTGCATGCCTACGTTAACCCTGACTTATCCGTTGAAGCAGCACACCAAATCGCCGAAACCATCGAAAGCCGCATCCGCATAGAAATTTCGCCTCTGGAAAACGTCACGGTACATGTGGAGCCCTCTGGCGTCGCCGTCCCCGCTTTGGAGGTTAACGAGGAGCAACTCCAAAAGGTCGTACGCGACATTGCAAAGGGCATCAAGGGCAACATGCGCGTTAACCGCGTTGTAACCTATGTCGCTGAGGGCAAACGCTACATCAATATTGACTGCTGCTTCACCAAGCAGGTGCGCATTAAAGAAGCTCATCACATGGCGTCGCTGCTTGAGAAAGAGACCAAGGATCATTTTTCAAGCGCCGTCGTCACGGTCCACATTGAACCTGAAACATACTAA
- a CDS encoding PQQ-binding-like beta-propeller repeat protein, translating into MKPKKNHNFLIETLRKPFRNKRFQSSLILIPMVLAMLITVPLGDSVVTERSFTLLAAAGPSTIGVGQSTQIVVWANVNPSTYIAQNLSAGQGLLRFPRYHNYVVTITDPDGIVENRTFKETDSLGTVAFSYAPTKIGTYTLVAYYPGESFENVEYFKTNVTFKATQSRPATFTVQQEPISNWIETPLPTEYWTRPIDASNQLWASQTSNWLRMGMGGSQNMYWTNYQPYGVAPNTAHILWANNWDNGGIVGGEMGESAYYTGESYQSKFFPIILNGKLYTNARIGPASTQGYVCFDLATGKELFRRSDYTLTCGFSFANNWENAHGTIDFLIQRTGTNLNFFDPRNGENVFNITNVPASGALITNVTDVGITNDLYIYTLSAGNLTKWSFYQTVKPTGSQTNWSPSRTTAYNGTLGMVYNVAIPRPHNSAGQFLSADYAFGTNGGECDGKWIIARSVNTTTSPPTVYLAGIRASDGQVMWESNHQLIEDPGIWRGGGGTHLDSEGGVYLNYKKETLQALAIDINNGKVKYYTPPRNESDWGSYTSGWCMESAYGKLFIGTYDGYMMAYDIETGDLLWQYSSGDPGLMTPYGSYPFFVGIYMGFGVADGKVFAATGEHSPNDPLYQGERLHVINATTGEGIWSIQGWWCDFAIADGQYTAYNGYDGRIYSFGKGPSAMTTTASPKVSLYGSSVLIEGTVTDIATGVSITEQAARFPNGVPAVSDESMSQWMEYVYMDQPKPTNASGVKVTLDVMDANGNYRNIGETTSDLNGCFSYEWQPDIPGKYTVIATFAGTQSYWPSHAETAFAVDEPAVTASPQPQEVAQSPTDMYILGTGVAVIIAIAIVGAVILMAVKKKP; encoded by the coding sequence ATGAAACCCAAAAAAAATCATAATTTTTTAATTGAAACTTTAAGAAAACCCTTCAGAAACAAACGCTTCCAAAGTTCGCTTATACTGATACCGATGGTCTTAGCGATGCTAATTACGGTGCCCCTAGGAGATTCTGTTGTAACAGAAAGATCATTCACGCTTCTTGCCGCTGCAGGTCCAAGTACAATAGGCGTTGGACAATCAACGCAAATTGTAGTTTGGGCAAATGTTAACCCAAGCACATACATTGCGCAAAACTTGAGCGCTGGCCAAGGATTACTTCGATTTCCAAGGTACCACAACTATGTAGTTACAATTACCGACCCCGACGGAATCGTCGAAAACCGAACCTTCAAAGAAACCGATTCCTTAGGCACAGTAGCCTTTAGCTACGCTCCAACCAAAATCGGAACCTACACACTCGTTGCCTACTACCCCGGTGAATCATTCGAGAACGTGGAATACTTCAAAACCAATGTGACATTCAAAGCGACCCAAAGTAGACCTGCAACTTTCACAGTTCAACAAGAACCAATAAGTAACTGGATTGAGACGCCACTGCCAACGGAATACTGGACGCGCCCCATCGATGCCTCAAATCAACTATGGGCCAGTCAGACAAGCAATTGGCTCAGAATGGGAATGGGCGGTTCACAAAACATGTACTGGACTAACTACCAACCATACGGAGTAGCACCAAACACTGCACACATACTCTGGGCGAACAATTGGGACAATGGCGGCATAGTTGGCGGAGAAATGGGTGAAAGCGCCTACTATACTGGCGAATCTTATCAAAGCAAGTTCTTCCCCATAATTCTCAACGGAAAACTATACACCAACGCAAGAATCGGCCCCGCCTCAACTCAAGGCTACGTATGCTTTGACCTTGCCACTGGAAAAGAACTCTTCAGACGAAGTGACTACACGCTCACTTGTGGCTTCTCGTTTGCTAACAATTGGGAAAATGCACATGGAACAATAGATTTCCTGATACAACGCACAGGCACAAACCTCAACTTCTTTGACCCACGAAACGGAGAAAACGTCTTCAATATAACCAACGTTCCAGCCAGCGGCGCTTTGATTACAAACGTAACAGACGTAGGCATCACCAACGACTTATACATATACACATTATCCGCAGGCAACCTAACAAAATGGAGCTTCTACCAAACAGTAAAACCAACAGGGAGCCAAACCAATTGGTCACCATCAAGAACAACAGCCTATAACGGTACACTCGGCATGGTTTACAACGTAGCGATCCCAAGACCACACAACTCAGCAGGCCAATTCCTATCAGCTGATTATGCTTTTGGCACTAACGGCGGGGAATGCGACGGAAAATGGATAATCGCCAGATCAGTAAACACGACCACATCGCCACCAACAGTCTACTTAGCAGGCATAAGAGCTAGTGATGGCCAGGTAATGTGGGAATCAAACCACCAACTAATCGAAGACCCAGGCATATGGAGAGGCGGAGGAGGAACACATCTAGACAGCGAAGGAGGCGTCTACCTAAACTACAAGAAGGAGACCTTGCAGGCATTAGCCATTGACATAAACAACGGAAAAGTAAAATACTACACTCCACCACGCAACGAAAGTGACTGGGGCAGCTACACTTCAGGCTGGTGCATGGAAAGCGCTTACGGAAAACTCTTCATAGGAACATACGACGGCTACATGATGGCATATGACATCGAAACTGGCGATTTGCTTTGGCAATACTCTTCGGGCGACCCAGGATTAATGACACCTTACGGAAGCTATCCCTTCTTTGTGGGTATCTATATGGGATTTGGCGTAGCTGACGGAAAAGTTTTCGCTGCAACAGGAGAACACTCTCCAAACGATCCGCTATACCAAGGAGAACGGTTACACGTGATAAACGCCACGACTGGAGAAGGAATCTGGTCTATTCAGGGCTGGTGGTGCGACTTTGCAATTGCAGACGGTCAATACACAGCATACAACGGATATGACGGAAGAATATACTCTTTCGGCAAGGGACCAAGCGCCATGACAACAACTGCTTCACCAAAGGTCTCGCTATATGGCAGCAGCGTGCTAATCGAGGGCACAGTCACTGATATCGCTACGGGAGTAAGCATAACTGAACAAGCCGCTCGCTTTCCAAACGGTGTCCCAGCGGTTTCCGACGAAAGCATGAGTCAATGGATGGAATACGTCTACATGGATCAACCAAAACCAACAAACGCTTCAGGTGTTAAAGTTACATTAGACGTTATGGATGCAAACGGCAACTACCGCAACATCGGCGAAACCACAAGCGACCTCAATGGCTGCTTTAGTTATGAATGGCAACCAGACATACCCGGAAAATACACTGTTATCGCAACATTTGCTGGAACACAATCATATTGGCCTTCACATGCAGAAACAGCTTTTGCCGTTGATGAACCTGCAGTAACAGCAAGTCCTCAACCTCAAGAAGTGGCGCAATCACCTACTGACATGTACATTCTAGGTACTGGCGTAGCCGTTATCATTGCCATAGCAATCGTGGGCGCAGTTATTTTAATGGCGGTTAAGAAAAAACCATAA
- a CDS encoding sulfite exporter TauE/SafE family protein → MSLPEISNPYVGSFTIGLFYGLVVCTASCLPFISSYIAGIGAGFRSGIKVTFIFNAGRIFAYALIGALIGVFSGIITLVDPTALSPFQMYASLVFGAVTAAIGISIILKARKPPQCGLHGAELAPVGRLGRFGFDFGAFSLGLTRGLIVCPPLLSLLLLYALPFANPLGSVALAVLFGLGTTISPLLVLGGVTGWLFNKAPLLRKWIAFGGGAVLIILGIVTIVTSIIQTG, encoded by the coding sequence ATGTCGTTGCCGGAAATCTCTAATCCATATGTTGGCTCGTTTACTATCGGTTTGTTCTATGGATTAGTTGTTTGCACCGCCTCTTGTCTTCCCTTCATCAGCAGCTACATTGCAGGCATCGGCGCAGGCTTCCGAAGCGGCATAAAAGTTACCTTCATCTTCAACGCAGGGCGCATCTTCGCCTACGCCCTCATCGGTGCCCTCATAGGCGTATTTAGTGGAATCATAACCCTCGTCGATCCCACGGCGTTGTCGCCTTTCCAAATGTACGCTTCACTCGTATTCGGCGCGGTAACGGCGGCAATCGGCATAAGCATCATTTTGAAAGCACGTAAACCCCCCCAATGCGGCTTACATGGCGCAGAATTGGCCCCTGTGGGTAGGCTGGGGAGGTTTGGGTTTGATTTTGGCGCTTTCTCTTTGGGGTTAACCCGCGGCTTAATTGTTTGTCCCCCGCTTTTGTCGCTTCTGTTGCTCTATGCGTTGCCTTTTGCTAATCCTTTGGGCAGCGTTGCTTTGGCGGTTCTTTTCGGTTTAGGCACGACTATTTCACCTCTTTTGGTGCTTGGCGGCGTCACGGGGTGGCTGTTTAATAAGGCTCCACTGCTTCGGAAGTGGATAGCGTTTGGCGGCGGAGCAGTACTTATCATCTTGGGCATCGTAACAATAGTAACTTCAATAATACAGACGGGGTAA
- a CDS encoding 4Fe-4S binding protein — protein MVWEYVGEILRLMVLAGLGIAGVLAVLIWKRNRSTRVTFLRFVIQLVALAAIFYIFSYSEIIPLLYELLILFGMSLFLGRFFCGWLCPLGLILDLEIFLRKALKKRHHLIPDRLNIALHKSRYIIFLVFLLLPIVLWVLDPPNPAYVSLMAQKLAGPFRPLSVLLDPMIPFIVPWTGAAGEVTIGPLNLSFPYAQDIITYTGEGIGQIVAIVFVVLVLLGGWFVRRFWCRFCPTGISLAAVNRFKGFKWAPFLYVDKNEEKCTKCGVCKRVCQLQVNEVYEQKGGKIMTQQCMVCARCIEMCPYEDALQLKLGNKTLFRSRNWLEPSTSE, from the coding sequence ATGGTTTGGGAATATGTTGGGGAAATATTGCGGCTAATGGTGTTAGCGGGGCTTGGCATTGCTGGCGTTTTGGCGGTCTTGATTTGGAAACGCAACCGTTCCACACGCGTCACCTTTTTGCGCTTTGTTATCCAATTAGTCGCCTTAGCTGCAATCTTTTACATCTTTAGCTACTCCGAAATTATCCCCCTGCTCTACGAGCTCCTAATCCTCTTTGGCATGTCGCTGTTTCTGGGGCGCTTCTTCTGCGGCTGGCTTTGTCCACTTGGCTTAATCTTGGACCTCGAAATCTTTCTGCGTAAAGCCCTCAAAAAACGCCACCACCTCATCCCCGACCGATTAAACATTGCCCTCCACAAAAGCCGCTACATCATCTTCTTGGTCTTTCTGCTGTTGCCTATTGTGCTCTGGGTGCTTGACCCCCCCAACCCCGCGTATGTTTCTTTGATGGCTCAAAAATTAGCGGGTCCTTTTCGTCCCCTGAGTGTGCTTCTTGACCCCATGATACCCTTCATCGTGCCTTGGACTGGCGCAGCAGGAGAAGTCACAATCGGACCCCTAAACCTCTCCTTCCCCTACGCCCAAGACATAATCACCTACACAGGCGAAGGCATCGGTCAAATCGTAGCCATCGTGTTTGTCGTCTTGGTGTTGTTGGGCGGCTGGTTTGTTCGTCGTTTCTGGTGCCGCTTCTGCCCTACAGGCATCTCTTTGGCGGCAGTGAACCGCTTCAAAGGATTCAAATGGGCACCCTTCCTCTACGTTGACAAAAACGAGGAAAAATGCACCAAATGCGGCGTATGCAAACGCGTCTGTCAACTGCAAGTTAACGAGGTTTACGAGCAGAAAGGCGGAAAAATCATGACCCAACAATGTATGGTGTGTGCCCGTTGCATTGAGATGTGTCCCTATGAGGATGCTTTGCAGCTTAAGCTCGGTAACAAGACCCTGTTCCGGTCTAGGAACTGGTTAGAACCATCTACAAGTGAATGA
- a CDS encoding 2-hydroxyacyl-CoA dehydratase family protein, whose product MNTKTPERKYLPEVSPKEIEELKKNITAASKKIIADNIARMKKADPHRPKAMEYFDGIADLFGQRQKEIAAEKAKGKKVIGYMCLFAPTELIMAADAIPIRVNSGWYDTSKLGDRVVPVEVCPVLRSTIGAKMIELSPFLEQSDALISVLTCDGMTKLSEILSDTKPIWGMNVPRIKDSQQSLRFWNDEIREMKTQIETFTGNKITRQKLKEAIEVSHRATKVFRRLQELRKGNPVIMGRDAMLVNQTFVWDDKKRWTEKAEALCDELEQRVQRKDWVVSTDTPRVMVTGTPMFWPDNWKLPTLVEEGNPQGVIVADEQCSGERILNDPIGVDEWSMDDMLNAIGERYLMASTCPCFTSKDGNEDRVNWLLNKVKDWKVQGVIYYVVRGCMLYAMEYTRIKKALDKVNVPVYYLDTEYTREDVGQLKTRVEAFLEMLSANVDI is encoded by the coding sequence GTGAACACAAAAACCCCTGAAAGGAAATATTTGCCCGAAGTTTCCCCTAAAGAAATTGAAGAACTCAAAAAGAACATAACCGCCGCGTCAAAGAAAATCATAGCCGACAACATAGCACGCATGAAGAAAGCAGACCCCCACCGACCCAAAGCAATGGAATACTTTGACGGCATCGCAGATTTGTTTGGGCAACGCCAAAAAGAAATAGCCGCAGAAAAGGCTAAGGGCAAAAAAGTCATCGGTTACATGTGTCTCTTTGCACCCACCGAACTAATTATGGCTGCTGACGCCATCCCCATCCGCGTCAACTCCGGCTGGTACGACACATCCAAACTCGGCGACCGCGTCGTCCCCGTCGAAGTCTGCCCAGTGCTTCGCAGCACCATAGGCGCAAAAATGATTGAACTCTCCCCCTTCCTCGAACAAAGCGACGCTCTCATCAGCGTTTTAACCTGCGATGGCATGACTAAACTTAGCGAAATTCTAAGCGACACCAAACCCATCTGGGGCATGAACGTGCCACGCATAAAAGACAGCCAACAATCCCTGCGCTTCTGGAACGACGAAATCCGAGAGATGAAAACCCAAATCGAAACCTTCACCGGCAACAAAATCACACGGCAAAAACTAAAAGAAGCCATCGAAGTCAGCCACCGCGCCACCAAAGTCTTCCGTCGACTCCAAGAACTGCGCAAAGGCAACCCCGTTATCATGGGACGCGACGCCATGCTTGTTAACCAAACCTTCGTTTGGGATGATAAGAAGCGTTGGACTGAGAAAGCTGAGGCGCTCTGTGATGAGTTGGAGCAGCGTGTGCAACGTAAAGATTGGGTGGTTTCTACTGATACGCCTAGGGTGATGGTTACTGGTACGCCGATGTTTTGGCCTGACAACTGGAAACTCCCCACGCTGGTGGAGGAGGGTAACCCGCAGGGCGTTATCGTTGCTGACGAGCAGTGTAGTGGTGAACGCATCTTAAACGATCCCATTGGAGTTGACGAATGGTCAATGGATGACATGTTGAACGCTATTGGCGAACGTTATTTGATGGCTTCTACTTGTCCCTGCTTCACCAGCAAAGACGGCAATGAGGACCGCGTGAATTGGCTCCTTAACAAAGTCAAAGATTGGAAAGTTCAAGGCGTCATCTACTACGTGGTTCGTGGCTGTATGCTCTACGCTATGGAGTACACAAGAATCAAGAAAGCTTTGGACAAAGTAAATGTTCCCGTTTACTATTTAGATACAGAGTACACGCGCGAAGATGTCGGACAACTAAAAACACGTGTTGAAGCCTTCCTTGAGATGCTTAGCGCGAACGTTGACATTTAG